A part of Aegilops tauschii subsp. strangulata cultivar AL8/78 chromosome 2, Aet v6.0, whole genome shotgun sequence genomic DNA contains:
- the LOC109769307 gene encoding zinc finger A20 and AN1 domain-containing stress-associated protein 9: MAQESWKESEETVQTPEAPILCVNNCGFFGSSMTNNMCSKCYRDFIKATTMAAPVVEKKVFSVASSSSVTLEQAKADEVPAVAVADSQAAQEPPKPPSNRCLSCRKKVGLTGFQCRCGGTFCSMHRYADSHECTFDYKKAGREQIAKQNPVVIAKKINKI, translated from the coding sequence ATGGCACAAGAGAGCTGGAAGGAGTCTGAGGAGACTGTCCAAACACCTGAGGCACCAATATTGTGTGTAAACAACTGCGGCTTCTTCGGTAGCAGCATGACAAACAACATGTGCTCCAAGTGCTACAGGGACTTCATTAAGGCCACGACAATGGCTGCCCCTGTAGTGGAGAAGAAGGTGTTCTCAGTGGCATCATCTTCCAGTGTGACATTGGAGCAAGCAAAGGCAGATGAAGTACCAGCCGTGGCTGTAGCTGATAGCCAAGCAGCACAGGAGCCTCCAAAGCCGCCCAGCAACAGATGCCTTTCATGCCGCAAGAAGGTAGGCTTGACCGGTTTCCAGTGCCGGTGCGGGGGAACATTCTGCTCCATGCACCGCTACGCTGACTCCCACGAATGCACTTTCGACTACAAGAAGGCTGGCCGGGAGCAGATTGCCAAGCAGAACCCTGTTGTGATAGCCAAGAAGATCAACAAGATATAA